A genomic segment from Streptomyces sp. NBC_00654 encodes:
- a CDS encoding sugar ABC transporter permease, producing MAETAPPLPREKRSKRRQGAEAPAPPTAPSHAGPATAPVQHRLTLRQRLKRDRVMLLLTLPGLLYFIVFHYVPLLGYVVAFQDYQPYLGYMHSVWVGFSNFTAAFGDAAFWSATFNTLEIALVQLVFFFPIPIALALLLNSIVSERLRRFVQSVVYLPHFIGWVIIVSIFQQILGGAGLLPDVLGGMGLPRYDMMSDPDVFPWLLTLQVAWKDAGWGTIIILAALLNIDKQQYEAAAIDGAGPRRRLWHVTLPGIAPVLILLLILNLGQILSVGFEQILLQRDAVGPDAGEVLDTYVYYHGIKDNDWGVAAAVGLVKAVIGTALVLGANKFAHRLGHEGVYRGADR from the coding sequence ATGGCTGAAACAGCACCTCCGCTGCCGCGGGAGAAGCGGTCAAAACGGCGGCAGGGGGCCGAAGCGCCCGCCCCGCCGACCGCCCCGTCGCACGCCGGCCCGGCAACCGCACCCGTACAGCACCGCCTGACGCTCAGGCAGCGCCTCAAGCGGGACCGCGTGATGCTCCTGCTGACGCTGCCCGGACTGCTGTACTTCATCGTCTTCCACTACGTCCCGCTGCTCGGGTACGTCGTGGCGTTCCAGGACTACCAGCCCTACCTCGGCTACATGCACAGCGTCTGGGTCGGCTTCTCCAACTTCACGGCGGCGTTCGGTGACGCGGCCTTCTGGTCCGCGACCTTCAACACCCTGGAGATCGCCCTCGTCCAGCTGGTGTTCTTCTTCCCCATCCCGATCGCCCTGGCCCTGCTGCTCAACAGCATCGTCAGCGAGCGGCTGCGGCGCTTCGTGCAGAGCGTCGTCTATCTGCCGCACTTCATCGGCTGGGTCATCATCGTCTCGATCTTCCAGCAGATCCTGGGCGGCGCGGGGCTCCTGCCCGACGTACTGGGAGGGATGGGGCTCCCGCGCTACGACATGATGAGCGACCCCGACGTCTTCCCCTGGCTGCTCACTCTCCAAGTTGCCTGGAAGGACGCCGGCTGGGGCACGATCATCATCCTGGCCGCGCTGCTGAACATCGACAAACAGCAGTACGAGGCCGCCGCGATCGACGGCGCGGGACCCCGGCGCCGCCTCTGGCACGTCACCCTGCCCGGCATCGCACCGGTCCTGATCCTGCTGCTCATCCTCAACCTCGGGCAGATCCTTTCCGTCGGCTTCGAGCAGATCCTGCTCCAGCGCGACGCGGTCGGCCCGGACGCCGGTGAAGTCCTGGACACCTACGTCTACTACCACGGCATCAAGGACAACGACTGGGGCGTCGCCGCCGCCGTCGGACTCGTCAAGGCGGTCATCGGCACCGCACTCGTCCTGGGCGCCAACAAGTTCGCCCACCGCCTCGGCCACGAAGGGGTGTACCGCGGTGCTGACCGCTGA
- a CDS encoding polysaccharide lyase 8 family protein: MDMSRRTLLAATGATAATALVATAGPASAGGRSAAAPEPDDFVTLLGRAESLLTGGAFDPADADFATAVATLDSTARGLWNTLDRTAGRTALWPDLAPVTDPGNFGQSYTRLRTIATAWATPGTSLAADTEVADALVAALRFAHDTAYNPTKPQKGNWWFWEIGAPRALMDCCVLLRERLPAADLADHLAVVDRFCPNADRRTNSPTLAETGANRTDKAVIVALRGLLGRDGAKLVSARDALSDVRDAGRNSLFRYAASGDGFYEDGSFVQHDVVAYTGSYGTVLLSGSAHLLALLAGSPWAVADPAVSVMYEAVERSFTPVLFDGLMMDAVRGRAISRERAGDHRDGAAAVSAILLLATGAPAAYADRWRSVVKGWLTRNRTAPFTAFASLPQLALAKAVLNDSGVDAAPRTTGLFVFADMDRVVHRQPRWAYTLSLSSKRISAYEAGNGENLHGWYTGDGMTYLYDADDLGQFNDGFWPTVDPYRLPGTTVDTRRRTDLGTGGGTSTYRPSNAVAGGAVLHSRYGAAAMELTGAPGTTLRARKSWFLLDNAVIALGAGITSGDGQPVETIVENRGLGADGRHRLVVDGVRQPSSQGWSKEFGRAHWAHIEGVGGYVLPEGAALRTLREERTGTWRALNTGADTGGSDTPLTRRYLTLWVDHGVSPTDARYAYVLLPGASAAATAVWSHSRPVRVLVNDAGAQAVEVRRQGLTAVNFWAAGTVGGITSSGPASVLVQRRGPRISVAVSDPGRTLTGLTVELPHRVRTVDSADDTVSVVPGRRPVLTVAVGGSRGHTHRAELVQ, from the coding sequence ATGGACATGAGCAGAAGGACCCTTCTCGCCGCCACCGGCGCCACGGCCGCGACCGCGCTCGTCGCGACGGCCGGCCCCGCCTCCGCCGGCGGGCGCAGCGCCGCCGCGCCGGAGCCGGACGACTTCGTCACCCTTCTCGGGCGGGCCGAAAGCCTCCTGACCGGGGGCGCGTTCGATCCCGCGGATGCCGACTTCGCCACCGCGGTCGCCACGCTCGACTCCACGGCGCGCGGTCTGTGGAACACCCTCGACCGGACCGCCGGCCGGACCGCGCTGTGGCCCGACCTCGCGCCGGTCACCGACCCCGGCAACTTCGGCCAGAGCTACACCCGGCTGCGCACGATCGCCACCGCCTGGGCCACCCCCGGCACCTCGCTCGCCGCCGACACGGAGGTGGCCGACGCCCTCGTCGCCGCCCTCCGCTTCGCCCACGACACCGCGTACAACCCCACCAAGCCGCAGAAGGGCAACTGGTGGTTCTGGGAGATCGGCGCACCGCGCGCCCTGATGGACTGCTGTGTACTGCTGCGCGAACGGCTGCCCGCCGCCGATCTGGCGGACCATCTGGCGGTCGTCGACCGGTTCTGCCCGAACGCGGACCGGCGCACCAACTCGCCCACGCTCGCCGAGACCGGCGCCAACCGCACGGACAAGGCGGTGATCGTCGCTCTGCGGGGGCTGCTCGGACGGGACGGGGCCAAACTGGTCTCCGCCCGCGACGCCCTCTCCGACGTACGCGACGCGGGACGCAACAGCCTCTTCCGGTACGCCGCTTCGGGTGACGGGTTCTACGAGGACGGCTCGTTCGTCCAGCACGACGTGGTCGCGTACACCGGTTCGTACGGCACCGTCCTGCTGAGCGGATCCGCCCATCTGCTGGCGCTGCTGGCCGGTTCGCCGTGGGCCGTCGCGGACCCGGCGGTCTCGGTGATGTACGAGGCCGTCGAGCGGTCCTTCACTCCGGTGCTCTTCGACGGTCTGATGATGGACGCGGTGCGCGGCCGCGCCATCTCCCGGGAGCGGGCCGGCGACCACCGGGACGGGGCGGCGGCCGTGTCCGCGATCCTGCTGCTGGCGACGGGCGCGCCCGCCGCGTACGCCGACAGGTGGCGCTCGGTCGTCAAGGGCTGGCTGACCCGCAACCGGACCGCGCCGTTCACCGCCTTCGCCTCGCTGCCCCAACTGGCCCTGGCCAAGGCCGTCCTGAACGACAGCGGCGTTGACGCGGCACCGCGTACCACGGGCCTGTTCGTCTTCGCCGACATGGACCGGGTGGTGCACCGGCAGCCGCGCTGGGCGTACACCCTGTCGCTCTCCTCGAAGCGGATCTCGGCCTACGAGGCGGGCAACGGCGAGAACCTGCACGGCTGGTACACCGGCGACGGCATGACCTATCTCTACGACGCCGACGACCTGGGGCAGTTCAACGACGGCTTCTGGCCCACCGTCGATCCCTACCGGCTGCCCGGCACCACCGTCGACACCAGGCGACGCACCGATCTCGGCACCGGCGGCGGGACCTCCACCTACCGGCCGTCCAACGCGGTCGCGGGCGGCGCGGTCCTCCACTCCCGGTACGGCGCGGCGGCGATGGAACTGACCGGTGCCCCGGGTACGACGCTACGGGCGAGGAAGTCGTGGTTCCTGCTCGACAACGCCGTGATCGCGCTCGGCGCGGGTATCACCTCGGGCGACGGACAGCCGGTCGAGACGATCGTCGAGAACCGCGGCCTCGGTGCGGACGGCCGGCACCGGCTGGTCGTGGACGGCGTCCGGCAGCCGTCCTCGCAGGGCTGGTCCAAGGAGTTCGGCCGGGCCCACTGGGCGCACATCGAGGGGGTGGGCGGCTATGTGCTGCCCGAGGGCGCCGCGCTGCGCACCCTGCGCGAGGAACGCACCGGCACCTGGCGTGCCCTCAACACCGGTGCGGACACGGGCGGTTCGGACACTCCGCTCACCCGTCGCTATCTGACCCTGTGGGTCGACCACGGGGTCTCCCCCACCGACGCGCGGTACGCCTATGTGCTGCTGCCCGGGGCGTCGGCCGCCGCGACGGCCGTCTGGTCGCACTCCCGGCCCGTACGGGTCCTCGTCAACGACGCGGGCGCGCAGGCGGTCGAGGTGCGCAGGCAGGGGCTGACGGCGGTGAATTTCTGGGCCGCGGGCACGGTCGGCGGGATCACCTCGTCCGGTCCCGCCTCGGTCCTGGTCCAGCGGCGCGGCCCCCGGATCTCGGTCGCCGTGTCGGACCCGGGCCGCACCCTGACCGGCCTCACCGTCGAGCTGCCGCACCGCGTGCGTACGGTGGACAGCGCCGATGACACCGTGAGCGTGGTGCCGGGCCGCCGCCCGGTCCTCACCGTGGCGGTCGGTGGCTCCCGCGGCCACACCCACCGCGCCGAACTCGTCCAGTAA
- a CDS encoding LacI family DNA-binding transcriptional regulator, giving the protein MRRQSTAADGQRRATVTDVARRAGVSTATVSRVLNRNYPVAEATRERVESAMRELGYVVNAHARALAGVSNRTVGIIVNEVIDPFYAYIARGVEREAALGGRLCLVCCTQGDPQRELAFIDLMHERRADAVVVVGGSIADRGYTSELARRARELDAGGSKLVLCGRPPLDDPAPTAAVEYDNEGGAFAITDHLLMQGHERILYLGGPPKLSTTRDRLAGHLRALELRGVPQDPDLAQPGAFSRGFGYRRMAELLRDGPDFTAVFAANDMVAAGAAQALEEAGLRVPEDISLVGYDDIPVAQELRPRLTTVHVPLEEMGRQAVRLAVSGDDEDDWREPTTGALRLGTHIVVRDSVAPRAGRGSRA; this is encoded by the coding sequence ATGCGCCGGCAGAGCACGGCCGCGGACGGACAGCGGCGGGCGACGGTCACGGATGTGGCGCGGCGCGCAGGCGTCTCGACGGCGACCGTCTCCCGGGTCCTGAACCGCAACTACCCGGTGGCCGAGGCCACCCGGGAGCGGGTCGAGTCCGCCATGCGCGAGCTCGGCTATGTGGTCAACGCCCATGCCCGCGCGCTGGCCGGGGTATCCAACCGCACCGTCGGCATCATCGTCAACGAGGTCATCGACCCCTTCTACGCCTATATCGCCCGGGGCGTGGAGCGGGAGGCCGCGCTCGGCGGCCGGCTCTGCCTGGTCTGCTGCACCCAGGGCGACCCGCAGCGCGAGCTGGCCTTCATCGACCTGATGCACGAGCGCCGGGCCGACGCGGTCGTGGTGGTCGGCGGCAGCATCGCCGACCGCGGCTACACCTCCGAACTGGCACGCCGGGCCCGGGAGCTGGACGCGGGCGGCTCGAAGCTGGTGCTGTGCGGCAGACCGCCGCTCGACGATCCCGCCCCGACCGCGGCGGTGGAGTACGACAACGAGGGCGGCGCCTTCGCCATCACCGACCATCTCCTGATGCAGGGTCATGAGCGGATCCTCTATCTGGGCGGCCCGCCCAAGCTCTCCACCACCCGCGACCGGCTCGCCGGACATCTGCGGGCCCTGGAGCTGCGCGGCGTGCCCCAGGACCCCGACCTGGCGCAGCCCGGCGCGTTCAGCCGCGGCTTCGGATACCGGAGGATGGCCGAACTCCTGCGGGACGGTCCGGACTTCACGGCCGTCTTCGCCGCCAACGACATGGTGGCGGCCGGGGCGGCACAGGCCCTGGAGGAGGCCGGGCTGCGGGTGCCCGAGGACATCTCCCTGGTGGGGTACGACGACATTCCGGTCGCCCAGGAGCTGCGGCCCCGGCTGACCACGGTCCATGTACCGCTGGAGGAGATGGGCCGGCAGGCGGTGCGCCTGGCGGTCTCCGGCGACGACGAGGACGACTGGCGCGAGCCGACGACGGGTGCGCTGCGGCTCGGCACCCACATCGTGGTGCGCGACTCGGTGGCGCCGAGGGCGGGACGCGGCAGCAGGGCGTGA
- a CDS encoding carbohydrate ABC transporter permease → MERPTRLGQFAKGLAIVVVVAAVAYPLLGVIGTSFASQSDIIRSTGLVLWPDHPTLDAYRTIFTGGVVSRALLVSIGITLVGTLASLLVTVGMAYGLSRRDVTGSRFILMIALFTMLFNAGIIPNFLLVKGLGLYDTYAALVMPTLVSAFNLVVLRSFFMNLPEELYDAAKVDGAGDFRILVRIVLPLSKAVLAVISLFYAVTYWNAFFNALLYLNDSDKWPLPMVLRTYVLQGQSLNSASAGEALAPQQAVQMAVLVIAVVPILLVYPFLQRYFTKGVLTGAIKG, encoded by the coding sequence ATGGAACGGCCCACCCGGCTCGGCCAGTTCGCCAAGGGCCTCGCCATCGTGGTCGTGGTCGCCGCCGTCGCGTATCCGCTGCTCGGAGTGATCGGCACGAGCTTCGCCTCGCAGAGCGACATCATCCGCTCCACCGGCCTCGTCCTGTGGCCCGACCACCCCACCCTGGACGCCTACCGCACCATCTTCACCGGCGGCGTCGTCAGCCGGGCGCTGCTCGTCAGCATCGGCATCACCCTCGTCGGCACACTCGCCAGCCTGCTCGTCACCGTCGGCATGGCCTACGGGCTCTCCCGCCGCGACGTCACCGGCTCCCGCTTCATCCTGATGATCGCGCTGTTCACCATGCTCTTCAACGCGGGCATCATCCCCAACTTCCTCCTGGTCAAGGGTCTCGGCCTGTACGACACCTACGCGGCGCTCGTCATGCCCACCCTGGTCAGCGCCTTCAACCTGGTCGTCCTGCGGTCCTTCTTCATGAACCTGCCGGAGGAGCTGTACGACGCGGCGAAGGTCGACGGCGCCGGGGACTTCCGCATCCTCGTACGGATCGTCCTGCCGCTGTCCAAGGCCGTCCTCGCCGTGATCAGCCTCTTCTACGCGGTGACCTACTGGAACGCCTTCTTCAACGCGCTGCTGTACCTCAACGACTCCGACAAGTGGCCGCTGCCCATGGTGCTGCGGACGTACGTCCTCCAGGGCCAGAGCCTCAACAGCGCCTCGGCCGGCGAGGCCCTCGCCCCGCAGCAGGCCGTGCAGATGGCCGTCCTCGTGATCGCCGTCGTACCGATCCTGCTCGTCTACCCCTTCCTCCAGCGCTACTTCACCAAGGGCGTGCTCACCGGCGCCATCAAGGGCTGA
- a CDS encoding M60 family metallopeptidase, with protein MRFSASAATDATAAAAATPVGRRSVLAAAAGAGALAALGAAAAPAAARGSATAAAHRPVRVTVTARPAAEPERLRLAQALRGSEFQPTGRYVAPGTALSLTVQPHDGLVPTLWIGAWDYYGEIKEPRSYPLTAGANTVTDPHGGPVYLTLTGSGERAGVLFRSGSVAMPVFTLGSTREAGFQQQLDTLTDSPYVELHAPHTIMTLTREGALLYRGEDHAALLRLVERIIDSAARVSGLDGSKPAHRRKAGPYHFTEVSKVPTGVGAYATHGYNGFPRAYLDRATTVEGLRTRGWGLYHELGHLHQQMAYKPGGLTEVTVNIYSLAAQRALDQPSNLLTVDPATGLTVFQTSRAKFGTAGLTYEKSFSAYEKLVPLRQLELAFGDDFWPRLHKLVREENPQSDYTENDKRYRALATYSSRVAGHDLTDFFLTTWAFPVDAIGRAELAALNLPKPPVDPSTLSD; from the coding sequence ATGCGCTTCTCCGCCTCAGCCGCCACGGATGCCACCGCTGCCGCCGCAGCCACCCCCGTCGGCCGCCGATCCGTCCTCGCCGCGGCAGCCGGTGCCGGCGCCCTGGCCGCGCTGGGCGCCGCCGCGGCACCGGCGGCCGCCCGCGGCTCCGCGACGGCGGCCGCCCACCGGCCGGTCCGGGTCACCGTGACCGCCCGCCCCGCGGCCGAGCCCGAGCGGCTGCGTCTGGCCCAGGCCCTGCGCGGCAGCGAGTTCCAGCCCACCGGCCGCTATGTCGCGCCGGGCACCGCCCTGAGCCTCACCGTCCAGCCGCACGACGGCCTCGTACCGACCCTCTGGATCGGCGCCTGGGACTACTACGGCGAGATCAAGGAACCGCGCAGCTACCCGCTCACCGCGGGCGCGAACACCGTCACCGACCCGCACGGCGGCCCGGTCTATCTCACCCTCACCGGCAGCGGCGAGCGGGCGGGCGTGCTGTTCAGGTCCGGTTCCGTGGCCATGCCCGTCTTCACCCTGGGAAGCACCCGCGAGGCCGGATTCCAGCAGCAGCTGGACACGCTGACGGACTCCCCGTACGTCGAGCTCCACGCCCCGCACACGATCATGACGCTCACCCGTGAGGGCGCGCTCCTGTACCGCGGCGAGGACCACGCCGCCCTGCTGCGGCTGGTCGAGCGGATCATCGACTCGGCCGCGCGGGTCAGCGGGCTGGACGGCTCGAAGCCGGCGCACCGGCGCAAGGCGGGCCCGTACCACTTCACCGAGGTCAGCAAGGTGCCCACCGGGGTCGGCGCCTACGCCACACACGGGTACAACGGCTTCCCGCGCGCCTACCTCGACCGGGCGACCACCGTGGAGGGACTGCGCACCCGCGGCTGGGGGCTGTACCACGAACTGGGGCACCTCCACCAGCAGATGGCGTACAAGCCGGGCGGGCTCACCGAGGTCACGGTGAACATCTACTCGCTGGCGGCCCAGCGCGCCCTGGACCAGCCCTCCAACCTGCTCACCGTCGACCCGGCGACCGGGCTCACCGTCTTCCAGACCTCCCGGGCCAAGTTCGGTACGGCCGGACTGACGTACGAGAAGTCCTTCAGCGCCTACGAGAAGCTCGTCCCGCTCCGGCAGCTGGAACTCGCCTTCGGCGACGACTTCTGGCCCCGGCTGCACAAGCTGGTGCGCGAGGAGAACCCGCAGTCCGACTACACGGAGAACGACAAGCGCTACCGGGCACTGGCGACCTACTCCAGCCGCGTCGCGGGCCATGACCTCACCGACTTCTTCCTCACCACCTGGGCCTTCCCGGTCGACGCCATCGGCAGGGCGGAGCTGGCGGCGCTGAACCTGCCGAAGCCGCCCGTGGACCCGAGCACCCTCAGCGACTGA
- a CDS encoding DUF2264 domain-containing protein, translating to MSVAPHLRLPPPDRLLSSRTGWTRAHWEVTADRMLDALVPYATPGLAQYRLPGRSSWSGVVSDGLEGYARSFLLAACRIAGAGGAVDPALIERYATGLASGTDRDSGESWPELTDCSQQMVEAASIAVALHETRPWIWDRLDARVQERVVDWFSGFVGGRTWDNNWRLFQVVSEQFLASVGAPHSRSDIESNLDRIEDWYAGDGWYTDGDGRNFDYYIGWAMHLYPLLWSRMVGPGDDGGRTAVYRDRLSRFLEDYPHFFGADGAPVHQGRSLTYRFAALAPVWMGALADCTPLAPGLTRRLASGTMRHFAERGVPDERGLLTLGWYDTFLPSTQPYSGPASPYWASKGFLGLLLPADHAVWTARELPLPVEESDRYTALPAPGWLLHGTRHDGIVRLVNHGSDHNPPYDPAGDPADGEEDPHYAKFAYSSATAPESAPHAAARGIDNHLALLAPDGTPSRRGRVHPLRCEGRTAASWYAARLPGDEQRYRIATTSVLHGPWEIRVHHIDAPEGAAVREGGHAVAHTERPVATSGPGWAMARTADGLSSAVVALYGWEGATGVDGAGAEVARAEAAGAEVARAEVARDVQSNAYGPYSAIPYLRRDRHPGGRSIQVSLIALSRDTLHPRALRDSVSVRVAAGGTSVVLAFLDGTTVEVTD from the coding sequence ATGTCCGTCGCCCCGCATCTGCGTCTGCCGCCGCCCGACCGGCTCCTGTCCTCCCGCACCGGCTGGACCCGGGCCCACTGGGAGGTGACGGCGGACCGGATGCTGGACGCGCTGGTGCCCTACGCGACCCCCGGCCTCGCCCAGTACCGGCTGCCCGGCCGGTCGAGCTGGTCGGGGGTCGTCTCGGACGGACTGGAGGGGTATGCCCGCTCCTTCCTGCTCGCCGCGTGCCGGATCGCGGGGGCGGGCGGGGCGGTCGACCCGGCGCTGATCGAGCGGTACGCGACGGGACTCGCCTCCGGCACGGACCGCGACAGCGGCGAGTCCTGGCCGGAGCTGACGGACTGCTCGCAGCAGATGGTGGAGGCCGCTTCGATCGCGGTCGCGCTGCACGAGACCCGGCCGTGGATCTGGGACCGGCTGGACGCCCGGGTCCAGGAGCGGGTCGTCGACTGGTTCTCCGGGTTCGTGGGCGGGCGCACCTGGGACAACAACTGGCGGCTGTTCCAGGTGGTGTCCGAGCAGTTCCTCGCCTCGGTGGGCGCTCCCCACAGCCGCTCCGACATCGAGTCCAACCTCGACAGGATCGAGGACTGGTACGCCGGTGACGGCTGGTACACGGACGGGGACGGGCGGAACTTCGACTACTACATCGGCTGGGCGATGCATCTGTATCCGCTGCTGTGGTCGCGGATGGTGGGTCCCGGTGACGACGGGGGCCGAACCGCCGTCTACCGGGATCGGCTCAGCCGGTTCCTGGAGGACTACCCGCACTTCTTCGGTGCCGACGGCGCTCCGGTGCACCAGGGGCGCTCGCTGACGTACCGGTTCGCCGCTCTCGCTCCGGTGTGGATGGGGGCGCTGGCCGACTGCACCCCGCTGGCGCCGGGTCTCACGCGCCGGCTCGCCTCCGGCACCATGCGGCATTTCGCCGAGCGCGGGGTACCGGACGAGCGGGGGCTGCTGACGCTCGGCTGGTACGACACGTTCCTGCCGTCCACCCAGCCGTACTCGGGGCCCGCGTCCCCGTACTGGGCCAGCAAGGGCTTCCTCGGGCTGCTGCTCCCGGCGGACCACGCGGTGTGGACGGCGCGCGAACTGCCGCTGCCCGTCGAGGAGTCGGACCGGTACACCGCGCTGCCCGCGCCCGGCTGGCTGCTGCACGGCACCCGGCACGACGGCATCGTCCGGCTGGTCAACCACGGCAGCGACCACAATCCGCCGTACGACCCCGCGGGCGACCCGGCGGACGGCGAGGAGGACCCGCACTACGCGAAGTTCGCCTACTCCAGCGCGACCGCGCCGGAATCGGCCCCGCACGCGGCGGCCCGGGGCATCGACAACCACCTGGCGCTGCTCGCCCCGGACGGCACACCCAGCCGCCGCGGCCGCGTCCACCCGCTGCGCTGCGAGGGGCGTACTGCGGCTTCCTGGTACGCGGCCCGGCTGCCGGGCGACGAGCAGAGGTACCGGATCGCGACGACGAGTGTGCTGCACGGCCCGTGGGAGATCCGCGTCCACCACATCGACGCGCCCGAGGGGGCGGCGGTGCGGGAGGGCGGTCACGCGGTGGCGCACACGGAGCGCCCGGTGGCGACGTCCGGGCCCGGGTGGGCCATGGCCCGTACGGCCGACGGGCTGAGCAGCGCGGTGGTCGCGCTGTACGGCTGGGAGGGCGCGACGGGCGTCGACGGGGCCGGGGCAGAAGTGGCCAGGGCGGAAGCGGCCGGGGCGGAAGTGGCCAGGGCGGAAGTGGCCAGGGATGTGCAGTCCAACGCGTACGGACCGTATTCCGCGATCCCGTATCTGCGCCGGGACCGGCATCCGGGCGGGCGGAGCATCCAGGTGTCCCTGATCGCGCTCTCCCGCGACACCCTGCATCCGCGGGCGCTGCGGGACTCGGTCTCGGTGCGGGTGGCCGCCGGCGGGACGTCGGTGGTGCTGGCCTTCCTGGACGGCACGACGGTCGAAGTGACGGACTGA
- a CDS encoding hydroxyacid dehydrogenase yields the protein MSPGLLDDVFPPPVRARLEEIAELHNPTVISEFDSPQAAAALAGAEVLLTGWGCPPVDAALLARAPRLRAVIHAAGTVKTFLSPDAFDRDIVVSSAAVANAVPVAEYTLAAIIMGAKRVFPLAELFRTRRTHRTGADLDRQHWLGTHGLTIGVIGASRIGRRVIELLRVLDAEVLLYDPYVGAAEAERLGVTPADLDTLVATSDVVTVHAPDTPETQGLIDARRIGLMRPGTLLVNTARGPLVDTEALTAHLVSGRLDAVLDVTFPEPLPPDHPLWDLPNVFITPHLAGAQGNEIGRLGALAVDELARYAGGSPFAHPVHRADLGRIA from the coding sequence ATGAGCCCCGGGCTGCTGGACGACGTCTTCCCGCCCCCCGTACGGGCCCGGCTCGAAGAGATCGCCGAACTGCACAACCCCACGGTGATCAGCGAGTTCGACTCACCGCAGGCCGCGGCGGCACTGGCCGGGGCCGAGGTCCTGCTGACCGGCTGGGGCTGCCCGCCCGTGGACGCGGCGCTGCTGGCACGGGCACCCCGGCTGCGTGCGGTGATCCACGCGGCGGGCACGGTGAAGACGTTTCTGTCACCCGACGCCTTCGACCGCGACATCGTCGTCTCCTCCGCGGCGGTCGCCAACGCCGTGCCGGTGGCGGAGTACACGCTCGCCGCGATCATCATGGGCGCCAAGCGGGTCTTCCCGCTGGCCGAGCTGTTCCGCACCCGGCGCACCCATCGCACCGGAGCCGACCTCGACCGGCAGCACTGGCTCGGCACGCACGGGCTGACCATCGGCGTGATCGGCGCCTCCCGGATCGGCCGCCGGGTCATCGAGCTGCTGAGGGTGCTGGATGCCGAGGTGCTCCTGTACGACCCCTATGTCGGGGCGGCCGAGGCGGAGCGCCTCGGCGTCACACCGGCAGATCTGGACACGCTGGTGGCGACGAGCGACGTGGTCACCGTGCACGCCCCCGACACCCCGGAGACCCAGGGGCTGATCGACGCCCGCCGGATCGGGCTGATGCGTCCCGGAACCCTGCTGGTCAACACCGCGCGCGGCCCGCTGGTGGACACCGAGGCGCTCACCGCGCACCTGGTCAGCGGGCGGCTCGACGCGGTCCTGGACGTCACCTTCCCCGAGCCGCTGCCGCCGGACCACCCCCTGTGGGACCTGCCGAACGTCTTCATCACCCCGCATCTGGCGGGCGCCCAGGGCAACGAGATCGGGCGCCTGGGCGCGCTCGCCGTCGACGAACTCGCCCGGTACGCGGGCGGATCACCGTTCGCCCACCCGGTGCACCGGGCCGACCTGGGGAGGATCGCATGA